A single Cellulomonas sp. SLBN-39 DNA region contains:
- a CDS encoding PEP/pyruvate-binding domain-containing protein — protein MLVPLADADERCGAKAANLARLLRAGTPVPPGFVVVDAQGSDAWVGEIEAALHQLGAPQVAVRSSAPHEDGAEASFAGQLRSSLGLSGPAEVVDEIRRVAGSGTSARVVAYAARTGRQPPPVVPVIVQTLVRAEVAGVTFTRHPVTGASEVVVEAGRGTGEPVVGGTVTPWSWTVDGRTVVRRAGRPGEPLRRAQVLELAATGRRLEALLGCPQDVEWAIADGTTWVLQSRPITTLADLDRDRAVAGPASRRVLATGTPASPGTAQGTARVVDGLDDFRRFATGDVLVCRTTSPAWTPVLARAAAVVTEVGGLLAHAAIVAREFGIPAVLAVPDATSALRDGQRVTVDGTAGTVTTTDDQDEP, from the coding sequence GTGCTGGTCCCCCTGGCCGACGCCGACGAGCGGTGCGGCGCCAAGGCCGCGAACCTGGCCCGGCTGCTGCGCGCGGGCACCCCCGTCCCACCCGGTTTCGTGGTCGTCGACGCGCAGGGATCCGACGCCTGGGTCGGCGAGATCGAGGCGGCCCTGCATCAGCTCGGCGCACCGCAGGTCGCCGTGCGCTCCTCCGCGCCGCACGAGGACGGGGCCGAGGCCTCGTTCGCCGGTCAGCTGCGCTCCTCGCTGGGCCTGAGCGGTCCGGCCGAGGTCGTCGACGAGATCCGTCGCGTCGCGGGCTCGGGCACCAGCGCGCGGGTCGTCGCCTACGCCGCCCGGACCGGCCGGCAACCTCCCCCGGTCGTGCCGGTGATCGTCCAGACCCTCGTCCGCGCCGAGGTCGCCGGCGTGACGTTCACCCGCCACCCCGTCACGGGAGCGTCCGAGGTCGTGGTCGAGGCCGGCCGCGGGACCGGCGAGCCCGTCGTCGGCGGGACCGTCACGCCCTGGTCGTGGACGGTCGACGGCCGCACCGTCGTCCGCCGCGCGGGTCGGCCGGGCGAGCCGCTGAGGCGGGCGCAGGTCCTCGAGCTCGCAGCGACCGGGCGCCGCCTCGAAGCGCTGCTCGGGTGCCCCCAGGACGTCGAGTGGGCGATCGCGGACGGCACCACCTGGGTGCTGCAGTCCCGCCCGATCACCACGCTCGCCGACCTGGACCGCGACCGGGCGGTTGCCGGACCGGCGAGCCGCCGGGTCCTCGCGACGGGCACGCCCGCCAGCCCCGGCACCGCCCAGGGGACGGCACGCGTCGTCGACGGGCTCGACGACTTCCGCCGCTTCGCCACCGGGGACGTGCTGGTCTGCCGCACGACCTCGCCGGCCTGGACCCCCGTGCTGGCTCGAGCCGCCGCCGTCGTGACCGAGGTCGGCGGCCTGCTCGCGCACGCGGCGATCGTCGCTCGCGAGTTCGGCATCCCGGCGGTCCTCGCCGTGCCCGACGCGACGTCCGCCCTGAGGGACGGTCAGCGCGTCACCGTCGACGGGACCGCGGGCACGGTCACCACGACCGACGACCAGGACGAGCCATGA
- a CDS encoding YhgE/Pip domain-containing protein: protein MRPTRTLPAVIVALAVPLALVVTLLAGLWTPTDRTRDVQAAIVNNDEPVTVDGQIAPLGRQLSAQLVETSDDADGWTWLISDEETAAAGLADGTYAAVVTIPEDFSAAATSFGSDDPADARQATIDIVTADGSSATDDAVTSALAASATTAFGRDLTQTYLDNVLLGFTTLSDQLGEAADGADQLADGTQELADGQSQLADGATTLAEGTTGLATGLGTFQSGAAQLATGAHTLAQGARTLANGTQDLADGAGRSAEGARTLADGTAGLASQTPTLATGARQLADGTAALSEGLEGTPETARTYADLAAENVEDLPGFVEQVQGLTLQLAGAGCVPEPVGPTCDALVADLQAAVTAYGTDIGMVAGALDAIVGTEQRGDGLFALQDGVSDLSAGAADLADGASRLADGTQDLSAGAGQLADGIDQLAAGSTQLAGGADELADGASELATGTSGLASGASELSSGATQLASGAGELAGGLGQARDGSAELADGTGDLADGLQEAVDQVPTYDEAERTTLAEVISAPVAAPATVTATSLAPVATLTAVALWLGALALFLAFPTLPARVVGTTRSAFSSVLGALAVPAAVAVAQGVLVGGLVWAVTDRSAGAGLGLVGLAVLAALAFAAFHQALAAWTGHVGRAFAVVVAFAVLVAGLAASAPAWLGLVGNLGPLGPGVDALATATSETAGGLGGPAAGLVVWAVGSVAFSVLAVVRARHAAGATRLAALPA, encoded by the coding sequence ATGCGTCCCACGCGCACCCTGCCCGCCGTGATCGTCGCCCTCGCGGTGCCGCTCGCGCTCGTCGTCACCCTGCTCGCCGGCCTCTGGACGCCCACGGACCGCACGCGCGACGTGCAGGCCGCGATCGTCAACAACGACGAGCCCGTGACCGTCGACGGGCAGATCGCCCCCCTCGGGCGCCAGCTCTCGGCCCAGCTCGTCGAGACCAGCGACGACGCCGACGGCTGGACCTGGCTCATCAGCGACGAGGAGACCGCCGCCGCGGGCCTCGCCGACGGCACCTACGCCGCCGTGGTGACGATCCCCGAGGACTTCTCGGCCGCCGCGACGTCGTTCGGCTCCGACGACCCCGCCGACGCCCGGCAGGCGACCATCGACATCGTCACCGCCGACGGCTCGTCGGCCACCGACGACGCCGTGACCAGCGCCCTGGCCGCGTCGGCGACGACGGCCTTCGGCCGCGACCTCACGCAGACGTACCTGGACAACGTGCTGCTCGGGTTCACCACCCTGTCCGACCAGCTCGGCGAGGCCGCCGACGGCGCCGACCAGCTCGCCGACGGCACGCAGGAGCTCGCCGACGGCCAGTCCCAGCTCGCCGACGGCGCCACCACCCTCGCCGAGGGCACCACGGGCCTGGCCACCGGGCTCGGCACCTTCCAGTCCGGCGCCGCCCAGCTCGCCACCGGTGCCCACACCCTCGCCCAGGGCGCCCGCACCCTCGCGAACGGCACCCAGGACCTCGCCGACGGCGCCGGCCGGTCGGCCGAGGGGGCCCGCACGCTGGCGGACGGCACGGCCGGGCTCGCGTCGCAGACGCCGACGCTCGCCACCGGCGCCCGACAGCTGGCAGACGGGACTGCGGCCCTGAGCGAGGGGCTCGAGGGCACACCCGAGACGGCCCGGACCTACGCCGACCTTGCTGCGGAGAACGTCGAGGACCTCCCGGGTTTCGTCGAGCAGGTGCAGGGCCTGACCCTGCAGCTCGCCGGGGCCGGGTGCGTCCCTGAGCCGGTCGGCCCGACGTGCGACGCCCTCGTGGCCGACCTTCAGGCAGCGGTGACGGCATACGGCACGGACATCGGCATGGTCGCCGGCGCGCTGGATGCGATCGTCGGCACCGAGCAGCGCGGGGACGGACTCTTCGCGCTGCAGGACGGGGTCTCCGACCTGTCCGCCGGCGCCGCGGACCTCGCCGACGGTGCGAGCCGGCTCGCGGACGGGACGCAGGACCTGTCGGCCGGCGCCGGTCAGCTGGCCGACGGGATCGACCAGCTCGCCGCCGGGAGCACCCAGCTCGCGGGCGGCGCCGACGAGCTCGCCGACGGGGCGTCCGAGCTCGCGACCGGCACGTCCGGGCTCGCGTCCGGGGCGAGCGAGCTCTCGTCCGGGGCGACGCAGCTCGCGTCGGGCGCCGGGGAGCTGGCGGGCGGCCTCGGCCAGGCGCGGGACGGCAGCGCCGAGCTCGCCGACGGCACGGGCGACCTCGCCGACGGCCTGCAGGAGGCCGTCGACCAGGTGCCGACGTACGACGAGGCCGAGCGCACCACGCTCGCCGAGGTCATCTCCGCCCCCGTCGCGGCCCCCGCCACGGTGACGGCGACGTCGCTCGCCCCGGTCGCGACGCTCACGGCCGTCGCCCTGTGGCTCGGCGCGCTCGCGCTGTTCCTCGCGTTCCCGACCCTGCCGGCGCGGGTGGTCGGCACCACGCGCTCAGCGTTCTCGTCGGTCCTCGGCGCCCTGGCCGTCCCGGCGGCCGTCGCGGTCGCGCAGGGCGTGCTCGTCGGCGGGCTCGTGTGGGCGGTCACGGACCGGTCGGCCGGGGCCGGGCTCGGCCTCGTCGGCCTCGCGGTGCTCGCGGCGCTGGCGTTCGCGGCCTTCCACCAGGCGCTCGCCGCCTGGACGGGGCACGTGGGCCGCGCGTTCGCCGTGGTCGTCGCGTTCGCGGTGCTCGTCGCCGGTCTCGCCGCCTCGGCACCCGCGTGGCTCGGCCTCGTCGGCAACCTCGGCCCCCTGGGCCCGGGGGTCGACGCGCTCGCGACCGCGACGTCGGAGACCGCTGGCGGCCTCGGCGGCCCCGCGGCCGGGCTCGTCGTGTGGGCCGTCGGGTCCGTGGCGTTCTCGGTGCTCGCCGTGGTCCGCGCCCGGCACGCCGCCGGGGCCACGCGCCTCGCGGCCCTGCCCGCCTGA
- a CDS encoding TetR/AcrR family transcriptional regulator produces the protein MARAEAAAPEEAATTSTRRQRTRERLLDAAFDLFAEEGFEAASIEAICERAGFTRGAFYSNFADKAELFITLAAREHRRRMTELRDAIAAGLPGLDPGRELDLDAIGRIVAHLLGAISDDRRWRLLRAEFDLVVMRHPEIAADYVARDQTLMDELADEIDRLAELLGRRLLIPARGLVRLLNSGYLADLRLADLCGGTPGAPTAPELAAQWLPVVAERLTEPLAAPGRNAPG, from the coding sequence ATGGCACGCGCCGAGGCCGCCGCCCCCGAGGAGGCCGCGACCACCAGCACCCGCCGGCAGCGCACGCGCGAGCGTCTGCTCGACGCCGCGTTCGACCTGTTCGCCGAGGAGGGCTTCGAGGCCGCGTCCATCGAGGCGATCTGCGAGCGGGCCGGCTTCACCCGCGGCGCGTTCTACTCCAACTTCGCCGACAAGGCCGAGCTGTTCATCACCCTCGCCGCCCGCGAGCACCGGCGCCGCATGACCGAGCTGCGCGACGCCATCGCCGCCGGCCTGCCCGGCCTCGACCCCGGCCGTGAGCTCGACCTCGACGCCATCGGCCGGATCGTCGCGCACCTGCTCGGCGCTATCTCCGACGACCGCCGCTGGCGCCTGCTCCGGGCGGAGTTCGACCTCGTCGTCATGCGGCACCCCGAGATCGCCGCCGACTACGTCGCCCGCGACCAGACCCTCATGGACGAGCTCGCCGACGAGATCGACCGGCTCGCCGAGCTGCTCGGCCGCCGGCTGCTCATCCCCGCCCGTGGCCTCGTCCGGCTGCTGAACTCCGGCTACCTCGCCGACCTGCGCCTCGCCGACCTGTGCGGCGGCACCCCCGGCGCCCCGACGGCCCCCGAGCTCGCCGCCCAGTGGCTCCCCGTCGTCGCCGAACGCCTCACCGAGCCCCTGGCCGCGCCCGGCCGGAACGCCCCCGGCTGA
- a CDS encoding MMPL family transporter, whose protein sequence is MSSVLYRLGRWAYRARRTVIAVWVAALVVLGGAAGLFNQGLDNNVTIPGTESQAALDRLAATFPQVSGTSAQVLVLAPEGVDVRDDAAQDAVADAVTAYEDVDAVSTVVSPFVEGNPDTFSDDDRAALITVQVEGEGPSIGDDVKEALSEATTELAAALPSGWDATIGGQLYANEFPGMTLTEALGVLVALVVLILTLGSFVAAGMPIVNALLGVGISTILVFLATAFTPITATTPLLSLMLGLAVGIDYALFIVSRHRDQLLTGTDAEESTARSVATAGSAVVFAGLTVMIALVGLSVAGIPFLTVMGVAGAVAVGVSVLVSLTLVPAMLGFAGERLRPGTSRRARRRAARAEAAAAAAPSAGTPASAAGDTESEWAELPPHHNRFFAGWVRNATRWPALTIVLVIAAVGALSLPALDLRLALPDAGSLPESNQARITYDRISDHFGPGANGPLIVTGSIVTSDDPLGLMEDIGDEIAQLDGVADVPLSTPNETADTGIVQVVPETGPTDVATADLVREIRSLQGHFLDEYGVELSVTGSTAVGIDVSEKLGAALLPFALFVVGLSLVLLTMVFRSVAVPIKATLGYLLSVGAAFGVVTMVFEHGVGADLLHVARLGPIISFMPIVLMGVLFGLAMDYEVFLVSRMREDYVHSRDALASIRTGFLGSAKVVTAAAVIMFAVFFAFVPEGDTNIKPIALGLAVGVFVDAFVVRMTLVPAVMQLLGDKAWWMPRWLDKALPSFDVEGEGLHRELSLAHWPAEGTALAARGLRLDPRAGLEGEIALEVPERGALVVDGAAPGPVSGLLLTLAGRLEPAGGDVKVAGLLLPERSAAVRRRVALVDLRTEPVGALADAVAERPAVLVVDGTGALSPATRATARDALRSASAAGTTLVLGASGDVHDLLPAGVPTARITLSPAPAGASADAPAAV, encoded by the coding sequence GTGTCCTCCGTGCTGTACCGCCTCGGCCGCTGGGCCTACCGCGCACGCCGCACCGTGATCGCCGTCTGGGTCGCCGCCCTCGTCGTGCTCGGCGGCGCCGCCGGGCTCTTCAACCAGGGCCTCGACAACAACGTCACGATCCCCGGTACCGAGTCGCAGGCCGCGCTCGACCGGCTCGCCGCCACGTTCCCGCAGGTCAGCGGCACCAGCGCGCAGGTGCTCGTGCTCGCCCCCGAGGGCGTGGACGTCCGCGACGACGCGGCGCAGGACGCCGTGGCCGACGCCGTGACCGCCTACGAGGACGTCGACGCCGTGAGCACCGTCGTCTCGCCGTTCGTCGAGGGCAACCCCGACACGTTCAGCGACGACGACCGCGCCGCCCTGATCACCGTGCAGGTCGAGGGCGAGGGCCCGTCCATCGGCGACGACGTCAAGGAGGCGCTGAGCGAGGCCACGACCGAGCTCGCCGCCGCGCTGCCGTCCGGGTGGGACGCCACCATCGGCGGGCAGCTCTACGCCAACGAGTTCCCCGGCATGACGCTCACCGAGGCCCTCGGCGTGCTCGTCGCGCTCGTCGTGCTCATCCTCACGCTCGGGTCGTTCGTGGCCGCGGGCATGCCGATCGTCAACGCGCTGCTGGGCGTGGGGATCTCCACGATCCTGGTGTTCCTCGCCACGGCGTTCACGCCCATCACCGCGACCACGCCGCTGCTCTCGCTCATGCTCGGCCTGGCCGTGGGCATCGACTACGCGCTGTTCATCGTGTCCCGGCACCGCGACCAGCTCCTGACCGGCACCGACGCCGAGGAGTCCACGGCCCGCTCCGTGGCCACCGCCGGCTCCGCCGTCGTCTTCGCCGGCCTGACCGTCATGATCGCCCTCGTCGGGCTGTCGGTCGCAGGCATCCCGTTCCTCACCGTGATGGGCGTGGCCGGCGCCGTCGCCGTCGGCGTCTCCGTGCTGGTGTCCCTGACGCTCGTGCCCGCCATGCTCGGGTTCGCCGGCGAGCGGCTGCGCCCCGGCACCAGCCGGCGCGCCCGTCGTCGCGCCGCCCGCGCCGAAGCCGCCGCCGCAGCCGCGCCGTCGGCGGGCACCCCCGCGAGCGCTGCCGGAGACACCGAGAGCGAGTGGGCCGAGCTGCCCCCGCACCACAACCGCTTCTTCGCCGGCTGGGTCCGCAACGCCACCCGCTGGCCCGCGCTGACGATCGTCCTGGTGATCGCCGCGGTCGGGGCGCTCAGCCTGCCCGCGCTGGACCTGCGCCTCGCGCTGCCCGACGCCGGGTCGCTGCCGGAGTCCAACCAGGCCCGCATCACCTACGACCGGATCTCCGACCACTTCGGCCCCGGCGCCAACGGCCCCCTCATCGTCACCGGCTCGATCGTGACCAGCGACGACCCGCTGGGGCTGATGGAGGACATCGGCGACGAGATCGCCCAGCTCGACGGCGTCGCCGACGTGCCGCTGTCGACGCCCAACGAGACCGCCGACACCGGCATCGTGCAGGTCGTCCCCGAGACCGGCCCCACCGACGTCGCCACCGCGGACCTCGTGCGCGAGATCCGCTCCCTGCAGGGCCACTTCCTCGACGAGTACGGCGTCGAGCTGTCCGTCACCGGCTCCACGGCCGTCGGCATCGACGTCTCGGAGAAGCTCGGGGCCGCGCTGCTGCCGTTCGCGCTGTTCGTCGTCGGGCTCTCGCTGGTGCTGCTGACCATGGTGTTCCGCTCGGTCGCGGTGCCGATCAAGGCCACCCTCGGCTACCTGCTGTCCGTCGGCGCCGCGTTCGGCGTCGTCACCATGGTGTTCGAGCACGGCGTCGGTGCGGACCTGCTGCACGTCGCCCGCCTCGGCCCGATCATCTCGTTCATGCCGATCGTCCTCATGGGCGTGCTGTTCGGCCTGGCGATGGACTACGAGGTGTTCCTCGTGTCCCGCATGCGCGAGGACTACGTGCACTCCCGCGACGCGCTCGCCTCGATCCGCACCGGGTTCCTCGGCTCGGCGAAGGTCGTCACCGCGGCCGCCGTCATCATGTTCGCGGTCTTCTTCGCCTTCGTCCCCGAGGGCGACACCAACATCAAACCCATCGCGCTCGGCCTGGCCGTCGGCGTGTTCGTCGACGCGTTCGTCGTGCGGATGACCCTGGTGCCCGCGGTCATGCAGCTGCTCGGCGACAAGGCGTGGTGGATGCCGCGCTGGCTCGACAAGGCCCTGCCGTCGTTCGACGTCGAGGGTGAGGGCCTGCACCGCGAGCTCTCGCTGGCGCATTGGCCCGCCGAGGGCACCGCCCTGGCCGCGCGCGGCCTGCGCCTGGACCCGCGCGCCGGGCTCGAGGGCGAGATCGCCCTCGAGGTGCCCGAGCGCGGCGCCCTCGTCGTCGACGGCGCCGCCCCCGGCCCGGTCAGCGGGCTGCTGCTCACGCTCGCCGGCCGGCTCGAACCCGCCGGGGGCGACGTCAAGGTCGCGGGCCTGCTGCTGCCCGAGCGGTCGGCCGCCGTGCGGCGCCGGGTCGCGCTGGTCGACCTGCGCACCGAACCGGTGGGAGCCCTCGCCGACGCGGTCGCCGAGCGGCCCGCCGTGCTCGTCGTCGACGGCACGGGCGCCCTGAGCCCCGCGACCCGGGCCACCGCCCGCGACGCGCTGCGGAGCGCGTCCGCGGCCGGCACCACCCTCGTCCTCGGCGCGTCCGGCGACGTGCACGACCTGCTGCCCGCCGGTGTGCCGACGGCCCGCATCACGCTCTCCCCCGCACCTGCCGGTGCGTCCGCCGACGCCCCCGCGGCGGTGTGA
- a CDS encoding dipeptide/oligopeptide/nickel ABC transporter permease/ATP-binding protein: MSDVAPTPAGSAATADRSVVRRLLHDPLGAVALGFLALVVLAVTFAPLLTPHDATTAVITDALASPGEGGHLLGADSAGRDVWARLLFGGRFSLLGALLALTVAVVVGGLSGLVAGYVGRWFDTLASGAAAVLMALPGIVVLLAARSVIGPSAWWAMAIFGVLLSASVFRLVRQTVQSVRGELYVDAARVAGLSDTRIVLRHVLRVVRAPIIIQAAFIASVAIAVQAGLEFLGLGDLTLPTWGGMLNDGFSRIYQQPLLVVWPALAISLVCLALTLVANALRDALEGTGSTRRVRPAPATAAVQATPAPGAASVDERTILQVEGLRVGYALPDGSTTEVVHGVDLTVRRGEVVGLIGESGSGKTQTAFSVLRLLPEGGAILGGRVLWKGRDLAALSAREMTAVRGAQIAYVPQEPMSNLDPSFTIGSQLVEPMRVHLGLNRAQARARALELLDRVGIRRPEQVLRAYPHEVSGGMAQRVLIAGAISCRPELLIADEPTTALDVTVQADILDLLRDLQAELDMGVLLVTHNFGVVADLCDRVAVMQDGLVVERGATRELFAAHQHPYTTQLFDAILDPAQLREPYRPPHADARPQEVGQP, encoded by the coding sequence ATGAGCGACGTCGCCCCCACCCCCGCCGGCTCGGCCGCCACCGCCGACCGCTCCGTCGTGCGCCGCCTGCTGCACGACCCGCTCGGCGCGGTCGCGCTCGGGTTCCTCGCGCTCGTCGTCCTGGCCGTGACGTTCGCCCCGCTGCTCACCCCGCACGACGCCACCACCGCCGTCATCACCGACGCCCTGGCCTCGCCCGGCGAGGGCGGCCACCTGCTCGGCGCGGACAGCGCGGGCCGTGACGTGTGGGCCCGCCTGCTCTTCGGCGGCCGGTTCAGCCTCCTCGGCGCGCTGCTGGCCCTGACCGTCGCGGTCGTGGTCGGTGGGCTCAGCGGGCTCGTCGCCGGGTACGTCGGCCGCTGGTTCGACACGCTGGCCTCCGGCGCCGCGGCCGTGCTCATGGCGCTGCCCGGCATCGTCGTGCTGCTCGCGGCGCGCTCGGTCATCGGCCCGTCGGCCTGGTGGGCGATGGCGATCTTCGGGGTGCTGCTCTCGGCGTCCGTGTTCCGCCTCGTGCGCCAGACCGTGCAGTCCGTGCGCGGGGAGCTCTACGTCGACGCCGCGCGCGTCGCCGGGCTGTCCGACACCCGCATCGTGCTCCGCCACGTGCTGCGCGTGGTGCGCGCGCCGATCATCATCCAGGCCGCGTTCATCGCGTCCGTCGCGATCGCCGTGCAGGCCGGCCTGGAGTTCCTCGGGCTCGGCGACCTCACGCTGCCCACCTGGGGCGGCATGCTCAACGACGGGTTCTCCCGCATCTACCAGCAGCCGCTGCTCGTGGTCTGGCCCGCCCTGGCGATCTCGCTGGTCTGCCTGGCCCTGACGCTCGTCGCGAACGCGCTGCGCGACGCGCTCGAGGGCACGGGCAGCACGCGGCGGGTGCGCCCGGCACCGGCGACGGCGGCGGTGCAGGCCACGCCCGCGCCGGGTGCCGCGTCCGTCGACGAGCGCACGATCCTCCAGGTCGAAGGACTGCGGGTCGGCTACGCGCTGCCCGACGGCTCCACCACGGAGGTCGTGCACGGCGTCGACCTCACGGTCCGGCGCGGCGAGGTCGTGGGCCTGATCGGCGAGTCCGGGTCGGGCAAGACCCAGACCGCGTTCTCCGTGCTGCGGCTGCTGCCCGAGGGCGGTGCGATCCTCGGCGGGCGCGTGCTGTGGAAGGGCCGCGACCTGGCGGCCCTGTCCGCCCGGGAGATGACGGCGGTGCGCGGCGCGCAGATCGCGTACGTGCCGCAGGAGCCCATGAGCAACCTCGACCCCTCGTTCACGATCGGCTCCCAGCTCGTCGAGCCCATGCGCGTGCACCTCGGGCTGAACCGGGCGCAGGCCCGGGCCCGGGCGCTCGAGCTGCTCGACCGCGTCGGCATCCGCCGGCCCGAGCAGGTGCTGCGCGCCTACCCGCACGAGGTCTCCGGCGGCATGGCCCAGCGCGTGCTGATCGCCGGGGCCATCAGCTGCCGGCCCGAGCTGCTCATCGCCGACGAGCCCACCACGGCCCTCGACGTCACCGTGCAGGCCGACATCCTCGACCTGCTGCGCGACCTGCAGGCCGAGCTCGACATGGGCGTGCTGCTCGTCACGCACAACTTCGGCGTCGTCGCCGACCTGTGCGACCGGGTCGCGGTCATGCAGGACGGCCTCGTCGTCGAGCGCGGTGCCACCCGCGAGCTGTTCGCCGCGCACCAGCACCCGTACACGACCCAGCTCTTCGACGCGATCCTCGACCCCGCGCAGCTGCGCGAGCCCTACCGTCCGCCGCACGCGGACGCCCGACCGCAGGAGGTGGGTCAGCCGTGA
- a CDS encoding ABC transporter ATP-binding protein, producing the protein MTQPLLEVRDLVVEYPAQGFRAAPFRALKGVSIDVRPGECVGLVGESGSGKTTLGRAVLGLAPVTAGSVRLDGREISRLRPRERRRLGADVQVVFQDPYTSLNPSMTIGDILAEPLTARRVGRAQARARVAELLDQVRLPADALHRLPREFSGGQRQRVAIARALALSPRLIICDEPVSALDLSTQARVLDLLVEIQQRTGVAYLFVTHDLDVVRHVSHRVAVMYQGEIVERGEAGDVTRAPEHPYTQRLWAAAPVADPVAQERRRADRHRLLAAQAAADEQAGAVA; encoded by the coding sequence GTGACGCAGCCGCTGCTCGAGGTCCGCGACCTCGTCGTGGAGTACCCGGCGCAGGGGTTCCGCGCCGCGCCGTTCCGGGCCCTGAAGGGCGTGAGCATCGACGTGCGCCCCGGCGAGTGCGTCGGGCTGGTCGGGGAGTCCGGGTCGGGCAAGACCACGCTCGGCCGGGCGGTGCTGGGCCTGGCGCCCGTCACCGCGGGGTCCGTGCGCCTCGACGGGCGGGAGATCAGCCGGCTGCGCCCGCGCGAGCGCCGCCGTCTCGGCGCGGACGTGCAGGTCGTCTTCCAGGACCCGTACACCTCGCTCAACCCCTCGATGACGATCGGGGACATCCTCGCCGAGCCGCTCACCGCCCGGCGCGTCGGACGCGCGCAGGCGCGGGCCCGGGTCGCCGAGCTGCTCGACCAGGTGCGCCTGCCCGCCGACGCCCTGCACCGCCTGCCGCGCGAGTTCAGCGGCGGCCAGCGCCAGCGCGTCGCGATCGCCCGGGCCCTGGCGCTGTCCCCGCGGCTCATCATCTGCGACGAGCCCGTCTCCGCCCTGGACCTGTCGACGCAGGCGCGGGTGCTGGACCTGCTCGTGGAGATCCAGCAGCGCACGGGCGTGGCGTACCTCTTCGTCACGCACGACCTCGACGTCGTGCGGCACGTGAGCCACCGGGTCGCGGTCATGTACCAGGGCGAGATCGTCGAGCGCGGCGAGGCGGGCGACGTCACGCGCGCACCCGAGCACCCGTACACGCAACGGCTGTGGGCCGCGGCTCCCGTCGCCGACCCGGTCGCGCAGGAACGGCGCCGGGCGGACCGGCACCGGCTGCTCGCCGCGCAGGCGGCTGCCGACGAGCAGGCCGGCGCCGTCGCCTGA